In Corynebacterium aquatimens, one genomic interval encodes:
- a CDS encoding glycerate kinase has translation MSHSHHLDAALDESFDSWSEDFNGGNASSLKIVVAPDSFKGTAPAYKSSEWISEGVQSVIRDAKIDCVPMADGGEGTASLFDGEEITLPTTDAAGRLTEATYVFNATEARAYIDVAAASGLPAVKDNPVPLTGDTYGTGVLVADAVSRGARTIVLGLGGSATIDGGTGILAALGINALDKDGHALRHGGGALVDLADFDTAKMNIPAASVDWILLADSAFPATGERGAARVFGPQKGASEDEVELADRALARLCEVTGVDPDQPGYGAAGGISIGLTWISTLLHGTADHVTVVSGSKTVAQAQGLPEKIADAHLVITGEGNYDDQSAGGKVVSTVLDLAKDAGTAAAVIAGAIDAKLDPDVLTVELGDAPDPNAPDFNEQVREKLVDAGAQVALDYLQRP, from the coding sequence ATGAGCCATTCACATCACCTCGACGCCGCACTCGACGAGTCCTTTGACAGCTGGTCAGAGGATTTTAACGGGGGAAATGCGTCATCACTGAAGATCGTCGTTGCGCCCGATTCTTTCAAAGGAACGGCGCCTGCATATAAATCGTCTGAATGGATAAGCGAGGGCGTTCAATCCGTCATTCGTGACGCCAAAATTGATTGCGTTCCCATGGCGGATGGAGGTGAGGGCACGGCTTCGCTTTTCGACGGAGAGGAGATCACCCTTCCGACCACCGACGCCGCCGGGCGTCTTACCGAGGCCACGTACGTGTTCAACGCTACCGAGGCACGCGCGTACATTGACGTCGCGGCCGCCTCGGGCTTGCCCGCGGTGAAGGACAACCCGGTGCCGCTGACCGGTGACACATATGGCACGGGGGTGCTCGTCGCCGACGCGGTGAGCCGCGGTGCCCGCACCATTGTTCTCGGACTGGGCGGTTCCGCGACGATCGACGGCGGCACAGGGATCCTGGCCGCGTTGGGGATCAACGCTTTAGATAAAGACGGCCACGCGCTGCGCCACGGCGGCGGCGCACTCGTGGATCTTGCAGACTTCGACACTGCCAAGATGAACATTCCAGCGGCGTCCGTGGACTGGATTCTCCTGGCAGATTCCGCGTTCCCCGCCACCGGTGAGCGCGGCGCCGCCCGCGTGTTCGGCCCCCAAAAGGGCGCTAGTGAGGACGAGGTCGAGCTGGCAGACCGCGCCCTGGCGCGCCTGTGCGAGGTCACCGGCGTCGACCCCGACCAACCCGGCTACGGCGCTGCCGGCGGAATCTCAATTGGCCTGACCTGGATTTCCACTCTTCTGCACGGCACGGCCGACCACGTCACCGTTGTCTCCGGGTCCAAGACGGTAGCCCAGGCCCAAGGACTGCCCGAGAAAATCGCCGACGCCCACCTCGTCATCACGGGCGAGGGCAACTACGACGATCAATCCGCCGGGGGCAAGGTGGTCTCCACCGTGCTCGACCTGGCCAAGGACGCCGGCACCGCCGCTGCGGTCATCGCGGGCGCGATCGATGCGAAGCTCGACCCCGACGTCCTCACCGTAGAACTCGGCGACGCCCCCGATCCCAACGCCCCCGACTTCAACGAACAGGTCCGCGAAAAACTCGTCGACGCCGGCGCCCAGGTCGCTCTCGACTATCTCCAGCGCCCTTAG
- the rnc gene encoding ribonuclease III, producing the protein MGRSKNKNKIPGEQVWEEAFEAIDHAPLLERLGVVVDKQWLKLALTHRSFANEHGHLPNNERLEFVGDAVLGLSVAGRLYDDHPSRPESDISKMRASIVSRYGLAEVAHEIHLGDYILLGKGETATGGREKDSILADTMEAVFGAIYMQYGFEPTRDVILNLFADKLAVVTATGLHSDWKTALQERLAELKAPTAVYSATAEGVDHDPTFTASVTVGEVQLGQGIASNKKKAEQMAALEAVKLLHDNPGVVARIDA; encoded by the coding sequence ATGGGCCGCAGCAAAAACAAGAATAAAATCCCAGGTGAGCAGGTCTGGGAAGAAGCATTTGAAGCCATCGACCATGCTCCGTTGCTGGAGAGGCTGGGGGTGGTCGTCGATAAGCAATGGCTCAAACTTGCATTGACCCACCGCTCTTTCGCAAACGAGCACGGCCACCTGCCTAACAACGAGCGCCTGGAGTTCGTCGGCGATGCCGTGCTGGGATTGTCCGTGGCAGGCAGGTTGTACGACGACCACCCGTCGCGGCCCGAGTCCGACATTTCGAAGATGCGCGCTTCGATCGTGTCGCGTTACGGGCTTGCGGAAGTCGCGCATGAGATACACCTGGGCGACTACATCTTGCTGGGCAAGGGTGAAACGGCCACCGGCGGGCGCGAAAAAGACTCGATTCTCGCGGACACGATGGAGGCGGTCTTCGGCGCGATCTACATGCAGTACGGCTTTGAACCCACGCGCGACGTGATTTTGAACCTCTTCGCTGACAAGCTCGCGGTGGTTACCGCGACGGGACTCCACAGCGACTGGAAGACCGCGCTGCAAGAACGCCTCGCGGAGTTGAAGGCACCAACCGCTGTCTACAGCGCGACAGCGGAAGGCGTTGACCACGACCCGACGTTTACCGCCAGCGTCACCGTCGGCGAGGTTCAGCTCGGCCAGGGCATCGCCTCGAACAAGAAGAAGGCGGAGCAAATGGCCGCGCTGGAAGCAGTCAAGCTCCTGCACGACAACCCCGGCGTGGTCGCTCGCATCGATGCCTGA
- a CDS encoding glycogen/starch/alpha-glucan phosphorylase has translation MNKPAEIPEFINTVSGHVRSVSGSTPESATRKKFWTGLSLAVMEQIGDNWEETKHAYETTRRQAYFSAEFLMGRALLNNLTNLGLIDDAKKAAADNNHDFYDSLEAEHDAALGNGGLGRLAACFLDSAVTQDYPVTGYGLLYRYGLFRQEFVDGFQKEHPDAWKESFYPFLVRHGTQTRIVKFDDLTVRAIPHDMPITGYGTDNVGTLRLWDAAPMSDFDYDAFNSQRFSDAILEREAVHDITRVLYPNDTTHGGKVLRVRQQYFFVSASLQEMVDQYIEHHGDDMRDFAKYNSVQLNDTHPVLGIPELMRILLDEHDMGWEEAWDITTKTFAYTNHTVLQEALETWDVSIFQQLFWRIWEIVLEIDRRYRIDMERRGLNPDDIHRYSPVHDGKVHMAWIACYGAYSINGVAALHTEILKRDTLKYWFDLAPQKFNNKTNGVTPRRWLRMCNPRLSELLDRLVGSDAWVTDMDKLKELRHYADNDDVMRELADIKAANKRSFADWVRIHENVEIDPESIFDTQVKRLHEYKRQLLNALYILDLYFRITRDGERDVPKRTFIFGAKAAPGYTRAKGIIKLINAIGELINNDPVASEYLRVVFVENYNVSPAEQIIPATDVSEQISTAGKEASGTSNMKFMMNGALTLGTMDGANVEIVDSVGEDNAYIFGAREEELPELRASYVPREVYESTPALKRALDALIDGTLDDGQTGLFYDIRTSLLEDGGWNTPDVYYVLGDFEDYKATRDRMAADYYADPLAWARMCWVNICESGRFSSDRTIRNYAEEVWHINPTPIR, from the coding sequence ATGAACAAGCCTGCAGAAATCCCTGAGTTCATCAACACCGTCAGTGGCCACGTCCGCTCCGTATCCGGCTCCACCCCGGAATCAGCAACCCGCAAGAAATTCTGGACCGGCCTCTCGCTCGCCGTCATGGAACAAATCGGCGACAACTGGGAGGAAACGAAGCATGCGTATGAGACGACTCGTCGTCAAGCGTATTTCTCCGCGGAATTCCTCATGGGCCGCGCGCTTTTGAACAACCTCACGAACCTCGGCCTTATCGACGACGCGAAGAAAGCCGCCGCGGACAACAACCACGATTTCTACGACTCCCTCGAAGCCGAGCACGACGCCGCACTGGGCAACGGTGGCCTGGGCCGCCTCGCCGCGTGCTTCCTTGACTCCGCCGTGACGCAGGACTACCCCGTGACCGGCTACGGCCTGCTCTACCGCTACGGCCTGTTCCGCCAAGAGTTCGTCGACGGCTTCCAGAAAGAGCACCCGGACGCGTGGAAGGAATCCTTCTACCCGTTCCTCGTGCGCCACGGTACGCAGACGCGCATCGTCAAATTCGACGACCTGACAGTCCGCGCCATCCCCCACGACATGCCGATCACGGGCTACGGCACCGACAACGTCGGCACCTTGCGCCTCTGGGACGCCGCGCCGATGAGCGACTTCGACTACGACGCGTTCAACTCCCAGCGCTTCTCCGACGCCATCCTGGAACGCGAGGCCGTCCACGACATCACGCGCGTGCTCTACCCCAACGACACCACCCACGGCGGCAAGGTGCTGCGCGTGCGCCAGCAGTACTTCTTCGTCTCCGCCTCGCTGCAGGAAATGGTGGACCAGTACATCGAGCACCACGGCGACGACATGCGCGACTTTGCCAAGTACAACTCCGTGCAGCTCAACGACACCCACCCGGTGCTGGGAATCCCTGAGCTCATGCGCATTCTTCTCGACGAACACGACATGGGCTGGGAAGAAGCCTGGGACATCACCACCAAGACCTTCGCCTACACCAACCACACCGTGCTCCAAGAAGCACTGGAGACGTGGGACGTATCCATCTTCCAGCAGCTGTTCTGGCGCATCTGGGAGATCGTGCTGGAGATCGACCGCCGCTACCGCATCGACATGGAGCGCCGCGGCCTCAACCCGGACGACATCCACCGCTACTCCCCAGTCCACGACGGCAAGGTCCACATGGCCTGGATCGCCTGCTACGGCGCCTACTCCATCAACGGTGTGGCCGCGCTGCACACGGAGATCCTCAAGCGCGACACCCTGAAGTACTGGTTCGACCTCGCGCCGCAGAAGTTCAACAACAAGACCAACGGTGTCACCCCGCGCCGCTGGCTGCGCATGTGCAACCCGCGTCTGTCGGAGCTGCTCGACCGCCTGGTGGGCTCCGATGCGTGGGTCACCGACATGGACAAGCTCAAGGAGCTGCGCCACTACGCAGACAACGACGACGTGATGCGCGAGCTCGCCGACATCAAGGCCGCCAACAAGCGCTCCTTCGCCGACTGGGTGCGCATCCACGAGAACGTGGAGATCGACCCAGAGTCAATCTTTGACACCCAGGTCAAGCGCCTCCACGAGTACAAGCGCCAGCTGCTCAACGCGCTCTACATCCTGGACCTCTACTTCCGCATCACCCGCGACGGCGAGCGCGATGTGCCCAAGCGCACCTTCATCTTCGGCGCCAAGGCCGCGCCGGGCTACACGCGCGCGAAGGGCATCATCAAGCTGATCAACGCCATCGGCGAGCTGATCAACAACGATCCTGTCGCCTCCGAGTACCTGCGCGTGGTGTTCGTGGAGAACTACAACGTCTCCCCCGCCGAGCAGATCATCCCGGCCACGGACGTCTCCGAGCAGATCTCCACCGCCGGCAAGGAAGCCTCCGGCACGTCCAACATGAAGTTCATGATGAACGGCGCGCTCACCCTGGGCACGATGGACGGCGCCAACGTAGAGATCGTCGACTCCGTGGGCGAGGACAACGCCTACATCTTCGGCGCCCGCGAGGAGGAGCTGCCGGAGCTGCGCGCTTCCTACGTCCCCCGCGAGGTCTACGAGTCAACCCCTGCTCTCAAGCGCGCGCTCGACGCTCTTATCGACGGCACGCTTGACGACGGTCAGACCGGCCTCTTCTACGACATCCGCACTTCCCTTCTGGAAGACGGCGGCTGGAACACCCCTGACGTGTACTACGTCCTGGGCGACTTCGAGGACTACAAGGCCACCCGCGACCGCATGGCCGCCGACTACTACGCCGACCCACTCGCCTGGGCACGCATGTGCTGGGTGAACATCTGCGAGTCGGGCCGCTTCTCCTCCGACCGCACGATCCGCAACTACGCCGAAGAAGTCTGGCACATCAACCCAACACCGATCCGCTAG
- a CDS encoding DivIVA domain-containing protein, producing the protein MYRVFESLDEIVQIVEQAYGMPMTANCLVPRNDVLALLDDLRNALPEELDDAQDVLDKQDEILRGAEERADAVIQEADDQAQRLVTEAHNESESMLNDAQQRAVVMVSKAEEEADNLVRSAREEADDTVTRARKESDRLIAEGNESYDRSVAEGLEEQQRLISEAEVTRRADEEAHRIVESAHAESNRLRTECDDYVDSKLANFEETLTSVLRTVSSDRSALRHGAGVSGRESWTDTRGSDRADRAERTDRGERTDRTDRDSFTRYNRGDNRPRRSRS; encoded by the coding sequence ATGTACCGCGTTTTTGAGTCCCTCGATGAGATCGTGCAAATTGTCGAGCAGGCCTACGGCATGCCGATGACCGCTAACTGCCTGGTTCCCCGCAATGACGTGCTCGCGCTTCTCGACGATCTGCGCAACGCGTTGCCAGAAGAACTCGATGATGCACAAGACGTCCTGGACAAGCAGGACGAAATCCTCCGCGGTGCCGAAGAACGCGCCGACGCCGTTATCCAGGAAGCTGACGACCAAGCGCAGCGTCTGGTAACCGAGGCGCACAACGAATCGGAATCCATGCTCAACGACGCTCAGCAGCGCGCAGTCGTGATGGTCTCCAAGGCGGAAGAAGAGGCCGATAACCTGGTTCGCTCCGCGCGCGAGGAGGCCGACGACACCGTCACGCGCGCACGCAAGGAATCCGACCGCCTCATTGCGGAAGGCAACGAGTCCTACGACCGCAGCGTCGCCGAAGGCCTTGAGGAGCAGCAGCGCCTGATCAGCGAGGCCGAGGTCACTCGCCGCGCCGATGAGGAAGCTCACCGCATCGTCGAATCCGCCCACGCGGAATCCAACCGCCTGCGCACGGAGTGCGATGACTACGTGGACAGCAAGCTCGCCAACTTTGAAGAAACCCTCACGTCCGTTCTCCGGACCGTGTCTTCGGACCGTTCCGCTCTACGGCACGGTGCTGGCGTGTCCGGCCGTGAATCCTGGACCGACACCCGCGGCAGCGATCGCGCAGACCGCGCAGAGCGCACCGACCGCGGCGAGCGCACCGACCGCACCGACCGTGACAGCTTCACGCGCTACAACCGCGGGGACAACCGCCCCCGCCGCTCGCGCTCCTAA
- the mutM gene encoding bifunctional DNA-formamidopyrimidine glycosylase/DNA-(apurinic or apyrimidinic site) lyase — MPELPEVEVVRRGLDSHVTGATFTRVEALHPRAVRGNDVDLADVLPGRTITGTGRRGKFLWLLLNDEGLERSYERPNESQDERPNEGQDERPNENRAGHGLLVHLRMSGQMLVGPIGGVTGLHVRIRAEMISSTGEPFELVFVDQRTFGSWQYVPLIAEEGQLVPATIGHIAPDPFESTFDPVATARAIRTKNSAIKTVLLNQGVVSGIGSIYADEALWAAGIKPTRKARTLRQRDAVLLLSESRDVMARALEQGGTSFDSLYVNVNGASGYFSRSLNAYGQAGKPCARCGTAIARTVVNGRSSYYCPVCQAGSVSQQRR; from the coding sequence ATGCCTGAACTCCCCGAAGTCGAGGTCGTCCGCCGCGGCCTTGACAGCCACGTCACCGGCGCAACGTTCACCCGCGTCGAAGCCCTCCACCCGCGCGCCGTCCGCGGCAACGACGTCGACCTCGCCGACGTCCTTCCCGGCCGCACCATCACCGGCACCGGGAGGCGCGGGAAGTTCCTGTGGCTTTTGCTTAACGACGAAGGGTTGGAGCGCTCTTACGAGCGCCCCAACGAGAGCCAAGACGAGCGCCCCAACGAGGGCCAAGACGAGCGCCCCAACGAGAACCGGGCCGGGCACGGCCTGCTCGTGCACCTTCGGATGAGCGGGCAGATGCTCGTTGGCCCAATCGGGGGAGTAACGGGCCTGCACGTGCGCATCCGTGCGGAGATGATCAGTAGTACAGGCGAACCCTTTGAGCTTGTGTTTGTGGATCAACGCACGTTCGGCTCATGGCAGTACGTACCGCTCATTGCGGAGGAGGGTCAGCTGGTTCCGGCGACGATCGGGCACATCGCCCCCGACCCGTTTGAGAGTACTTTTGACCCCGTTGCCACGGCGCGAGCGATCCGCACGAAGAATTCCGCTATCAAGACGGTGTTGCTCAACCAAGGGGTGGTCAGCGGCATCGGCTCGATTTACGCGGATGAGGCCCTGTGGGCCGCCGGCATCAAACCAACCCGCAAAGCACGCACGTTGCGGCAGCGTGATGCCGTGCTGCTCTTAAGCGAATCCCGCGACGTGATGGCGCGCGCCCTTGAGCAAGGCGGGACCAGTTTTGATTCGCTGTACGTCAACGTCAATGGGGCGAGTGGATATTTTTCGCGTTCATTGAACGCCTATGGCCAGGCGGGAAAACCCTGCGCACGGTGCGGAACAGCGATTGCGCGGACGGTGGTCAACGGGCGTTCGAGCTACTACTGCCCGGTATGCCAGGCGGGATCGGTGTCACAGCAGCGACGCTAA
- a CDS encoding DUF4921 family protein: MTFPVHSYRDAILTMADGTIKQINPFSGTQVWTVPGRGNRPLSIPERHARELSDTDFTNSCAFCQDNYLKTPPEKSRIINHGVSAGGGFDGNWEILRDQLPHQLHDTQAEFRRVPNLFEIVSYDYWVKNYGFQMDDDRRAHMDRYLADDEGRRHTFDIVRTRLAAAGRDPEVSEQELLELAPAYFGGGHDVIVSRKHFIDGATDSTQLASSGTMTPEEHYGFIAFTIDSMRDLYQRNRFSPYVVVFQNWLAPAGASFEHLHKQLVAIDERGVQSELEIDKLRRNPNMYNEWGINYASYRSLIVAENDHAIVCAGIGHRYPTINVYSKSPTPEPWLQSPDEVRGMSDLLHAVHAASGSEVPGNEEWHYKPIDLDVPMPWRINVKWRVSTLAGFEGGTKVYVNTLSPYDIRDRVVSNLYRLRAEGKVAGNIRIATECAPPRNALKYNPALQ, from the coding sequence ATGACGTTTCCTGTGCACTCCTACCGCGACGCAATCCTCACCATGGCCGACGGGACGATCAAACAGATCAACCCGTTCTCCGGAACCCAAGTGTGGACGGTCCCCGGGCGCGGCAACCGTCCGCTGTCCATCCCGGAGCGCCACGCGCGCGAGCTCAGTGACACGGACTTCACCAACTCGTGCGCGTTCTGCCAAGACAACTACCTGAAAACGCCGCCGGAAAAATCCCGCATCATCAACCACGGGGTGTCCGCCGGCGGCGGCTTCGACGGCAACTGGGAGATACTGCGCGATCAACTGCCGCACCAACTGCACGACACCCAGGCGGAATTCCGGCGGGTACCCAACCTCTTTGAAATCGTCTCCTACGACTACTGGGTGAAAAACTACGGCTTCCAGATGGACGACGACCGACGCGCCCACATGGACCGCTACCTCGCCGACGACGAAGGGCGGCGCCACACCTTTGATATCGTGCGCACCCGCCTTGCAGCCGCTGGACGCGACCCCGAAGTGTCCGAGCAAGAACTCCTCGAGCTCGCGCCCGCATATTTCGGCGGCGGCCACGACGTGATCGTCTCACGCAAGCACTTCATCGACGGGGCAACCGACTCCACCCAGCTGGCATCATCCGGCACCATGACGCCCGAAGAACACTACGGGTTCATCGCCTTCACCATCGACTCCATGCGCGACTTGTACCAGCGCAACAGATTCAGCCCGTACGTCGTCGTGTTCCAGAACTGGCTGGCGCCCGCCGGCGCGTCGTTTGAGCACCTGCACAAGCAGCTCGTAGCTATCGACGAGCGCGGCGTCCAATCCGAACTCGAAATCGACAAACTGCGCCGCAACCCCAACATGTATAACGAATGGGGCATCAACTACGCCAGCTACCGCTCCCTGATCGTTGCCGAAAACGACCATGCCATCGTGTGCGCCGGCATCGGCCACCGCTACCCCACCATCAACGTCTACTCCAAGTCCCCCACGCCGGAACCCTGGCTGCAAAGCCCCGACGAAGTACGCGGCATGTCCGATCTACTGCACGCCGTCCACGCCGCATCCGGCAGCGAAGTACCCGGCAACGAGGAATGGCACTACAAACCCATCGACCTTGACGTACCCATGCCCTGGCGCATCAACGTCAAATGGCGTGTCTCCACCCTGGCCGGTTTCGAAGGCGGCACCAAGGTCTACGTCAACACGCTGTCCCCCTACGACATCCGCGACCGCGTCGTGTCCAACCTCTACCGCCTCCGCGCCGAAGGAAAAGTCGCCGGCAACATCCGCATCGCCACCGAGTGCGCCCCGCCGCGCAACGCGCTGAAGTACAACCCAGCGTTGCAGTAG
- a CDS encoding YceD family protein, whose translation MSSNTVPSQSQASQSRNPLIFDVADVMRGDGLPVTVTQTGPSPTRIGPHMIAFPEGEQVTVEATLTPLGSGVLVDATLEGQLRGQCSRCLRELTPQESVAISQVFSASDDFITGDAEEAEDIGSGDEVPLISDDKVDLEQAFIDEAGLTLPFNPTCQPECPEDTDVPRPDGVAGEDNDLPDPRWAGLEKFL comes from the coding sequence ATGTCTAGCAATACTGTGCCCTCGCAATCCCAGGCCTCACAATCCCGCAACCCGCTCATCTTCGACGTCGCTGACGTGATGCGTGGCGACGGACTCCCCGTGACCGTCACGCAGACCGGTCCGTCGCCGACGCGCATTGGTCCGCACATGATCGCGTTCCCGGAAGGGGAGCAGGTCACGGTGGAGGCCACGTTGACTCCGCTGGGCTCGGGGGTATTGGTGGACGCGACGCTGGAAGGCCAGCTCCGCGGTCAATGCTCGCGCTGCTTGCGTGAGCTCACGCCCCAGGAATCCGTGGCGATTAGCCAGGTCTTTTCGGCCTCAGACGATTTCATCACCGGTGACGCGGAGGAAGCAGAAGACATCGGCTCGGGCGATGAGGTCCCGCTGATCTCCGACGACAAGGTCGACCTTGAGCAGGCGTTTATCGACGAAGCGGGTCTCACCCTCCCGTTCAACCCCACCTGCCAGCCGGAGTGCCCGGAAGATACGGACGTTCCTCGTCCCGACGGTGTGGCGGGTGAAGACAATGATCTTCCGGACCCGCGCTGGGCTGGACTGGAGAAATTCCTCTAA
- the gdhA gene encoding NADP-specific glutamate dehydrogenase yields MSSYDDQIAGYYNKLLQRNAGEPEFHQAVAEVLDSLKIVLNKDPHYNDYGLIERLCEPERQVIFRVPWVNDKNEVKVNRGFRVQFNSALGPYKGGLRFHPSVNLGIIKFLGFEQIFKNSLTGLPIGGGKGGSDFDPKGKSEQEIMRFCQSFMTELHRHIGEYRDVPAGDIGVGGREIGYLFGQFRRLTNQHESGVLTGKGLTWGGSLVRTEATGYGLVYLTEEMMEANGESIDGARVIVSGSGNVAIYAIEKAQELGATVVGFSDSSGWVHTPNGVDVALLKDVKEVRRGRVTDYVSEAEGAVFNPEGSIWDLEADVALPCATQNEIDGDHARKLVENGIKYVAEGANMPSTAEAIEVYRENKLHFAPGKAANAGGVATSALEMQQNASRDSWSFEYTDERLKKIMQGIFRNIDSTAAEYDHEGDFVVGANIAGFKKVADAMFAQGVI; encoded by the coding sequence ATGAGCTCTTACGATGACCAGATTGCTGGCTACTACAACAAACTTCTGCAACGTAACGCGGGCGAGCCCGAGTTCCACCAAGCCGTTGCTGAGGTTCTGGATTCCCTGAAGATCGTTCTGAACAAGGACCCGCACTACAACGACTACGGCCTCATCGAGCGCCTCTGCGAGCCGGAGCGCCAGGTCATTTTCCGTGTGCCGTGGGTCAACGACAAAAACGAGGTCAAGGTCAACCGCGGCTTCCGCGTCCAGTTCAACTCTGCACTCGGCCCCTACAAGGGCGGACTTCGTTTCCACCCGTCGGTGAACCTGGGCATCATCAAGTTCCTGGGCTTCGAGCAGATCTTCAAGAATTCCCTGACCGGCCTGCCGATCGGCGGCGGCAAGGGTGGCTCCGACTTCGACCCGAAGGGCAAGTCTGAGCAGGAAATCATGCGCTTTTGCCAGTCCTTCATGACGGAGCTGCACCGCCACATCGGTGAGTACCGCGACGTGCCTGCCGGTGACATCGGCGTCGGCGGCCGCGAGATTGGCTACCTGTTCGGCCAGTTCCGCCGCCTGACCAACCAGCACGAGTCCGGCGTTCTGACCGGCAAGGGCCTCACGTGGGGTGGTTCCCTGGTCCGCACCGAGGCAACCGGTTACGGTCTGGTGTACCTGACCGAAGAAATGATGGAAGCCAACGGCGAAAGCATCGATGGCGCACGCGTCATCGTTTCCGGCTCCGGCAACGTGGCCATCTACGCCATCGAAAAGGCCCAGGAGCTCGGCGCCACCGTCGTCGGCTTCTCCGACTCCTCCGGCTGGGTGCACACCCCGAACGGCGTGGACGTTGCCCTGCTCAAGGACGTCAAGGAAGTCCGCCGCGGCCGCGTGACCGACTACGTCTCTGAGGCGGAAGGCGCCGTCTTCAACCCTGAGGGCTCCATCTGGGACCTCGAAGCCGACGTCGCCCTGCCGTGCGCAACCCAAAACGAGATCGACGGCGACCACGCGCGCAAGCTCGTCGAAAATGGCATCAAGTACGTCGCTGAGGGCGCCAACATGCCGTCCACCGCCGAGGCAATCGAGGTCTACCGCGAAAACAAACTCCACTTCGCACCAGGCAAAGCTGCCAACGCCGGTGGTGTGGCCACCTCCGCGTTGGAGATGCAGCAGAACGCATCCCGCGACTCCTGGTCCTTCGAGTACACCGATGAGCGCCTGAAGAAGATCATGCAGGGAATCTTCCGCAACATCGACTCCACCGCCGCCGAGTACGACCACGAAGGCGACTTCGTCGTCGGCGCCAACATCGCCGGCTTCAAGAAGGTCGCCGACGCGATGTTCGCACAGGGCGTGATCTAG